From Arvicanthis niloticus isolate mArvNil1 chromosome 22, mArvNil1.pat.X, whole genome shotgun sequence, the proteins below share one genomic window:
- the Rnf41 gene encoding E3 ubiquitin-protein ligase NRDP1 has protein sequence MGYDVTRFQGDVDEDLICPICSGVLEEPVQAPHCEHAFCNACITQWFSQQQTCPVDRSVVTVAHLRPVPRIMRNMLSKLQIACDNAVFGCSAVVRLDNLMSHLSDCEHNPKRPVTCEQGCGLEMPKDELPNHNCIKHLRSVVQQQQTRIAELEKTSAEHKHQLAEQKRDIQLLKAYMRAIRSVNPNLQNLEETIEYNEILEWVNSLQPARVTRWGGMISTPDAVLQAVIKRSLVESGCPASIVNELIENAHERSWPQGLATLETRQMNRRYYENYVAKRIPGKQAVVVMACENQHMGDDMVQEPGLVMIFAHGVEEI, from the exons ATGGGGTATGATGTAACCCGTTTCCAGGGGGACGTTGATGAGGACCTTATCTGCCCTATTTGCAGTGGCGTCTTGGAGGAGCCAGTACAG GCGCCTCACTGTGAGCATGCCTTCTGCAACGCCTGCATCACCCAATGGTTCTCTCAGCAGCAGACTTGTCCGGTAGACCGTAGCGTTGTCACGGTTGCCCACCTGCGCCCAGTACCTCGGATCATGCGGAACATGTTGTCAAAGCTACAGATTGCCTGTGACAACGCTGTGTTTGGCTGCAGTGCTGTTGTCAGGCTTGACAACCTCATGTCCCACCTCAGTGACTGTGAGCACAACCCGAAGCGGCCTGTGACCTGTGAGCAGGGCTGTGG CCTGGAGATGCCCAAAGATGAGCTGCCAAACCACAATTGCATCAAACACCTGCGCTCCGTGGTCCAGCAGCAGCAGACGCGCATTGCAGAGCTGGAGAAGACATCTGCTGAACACAAACACCAGCTGGCAGAACAG AAGCGAGACATTCAGCTGCTGAAGGCGTACATGCGAGCCATCCGCAGTGTCAACCCCAACCTTCAGAACCTGGAGGAGACAATCGAGTACAACGAGATCCTTGA GTGGGTGAACTCCCTGCAGCCAGCAAGAGTGACCCGCTGGGGAGGAATGATCTCCACTCCTGACGCTGTGCTCCAGGCTGTGATCAAGCGCTCCCTCGTGGAAAGCGGCTGCCCAGCCTCTATTGTCAACGAGCTGATTGAAAATGCCCATGAACGCAGCTGGCCCCAGGGACTGGCCACACTAGAGACAAGACAGATGAACCGGCGTTACTATGAGAACTACGTGGCCAAGCGCATCCCTGGCAAGCAGGCTGTAGTGGTGATGGCCTGTGAGAACCAGCACATGGGTGATGACATGGTGCAGGAGCCAGGGCTCGTCATGATATTTGCGCATGGTGTGGAAGAGATATAA